TACCGCAAATTCTTCACCTCCGTAACGCGCCACCAAATCCGCCGGTCGCTTCACCGCCGCGCTAATTGCATAAGCGACTTGTTGCAAACAAGCATCTCCCCCTAAATGACCGTAAGTATCGTTATAGTCTTTAAAACAATCGATATCGCATAGAATTAAAGAAAGTGGTGCTTGTTCGCGAGCGAGTTCGTGCCACTTATTGTCCAGGTATTCGTCAAATCGACGACGGTTAGCCACTTTTGTCAAACCGTCAGCAGTAGCGAGACTGCGTAGTTCGTGGTTCGCTTTCTCAAGTTCTTGATAAAGTTGATGAATTAGTTGAGATGCTAATTCGTGAATATGCGATTGAGCTACCAGTAATTGATGAGCATCTAAGAGTCTGTAAACCGTCGGTTCAATTTCCACCACAATCGGTTCGTACAGTAACTCTGCCGATCGCTGTAAAGAGCGCCGCGCCGCCATCACAATTAAAGTATCGCTTGGAAAAATTAAACTATCGCTATTCGCTAAAAGATATAAAGATTTAATCGGTCGCTTCAAAAACAATTCCAATCCGTAGGGGCGACTCATGTATTCCAAAAACCGCCGCCGGGAAATCATACCTAAAAGGCGATCGTGTTCTATCAAGATTACTCCCGGCAGGAGAGGATTGTCTTGAAACGCCTGCGCTACTTCGCCTCCACGCATATCGCTGCGTACACTAAAATCATAAAGCGGCAACTCTCCCAGCGTTGACTGCAAACTTAGTTCCCGCGCCTGGGATATCGGTAGAACTGATAACTCGGAAGAGATCTTTTTTGCAACAACCATTAAGCAATTCCTCAGTCAGCTCTTAGAGTCTATATTGCCAGATGCTCAAAGTACCCTTTTACACCCCTTTTTTTTTGTTTTTCTACACAGAGGTAGAAGCTCTTTGCTTGCTCCAGCACAAGATGGCGTACTATTGCAGATTAATGCCGGAATGCTATATTAGCGTATTCTCACTTTTGCTTAAGTAAAACTATACACAAAATAATATATACTAAAAAAGTTAAACAAATAATAACTTTTCATTAAAAATAAATTAATTATTTCTTAACAATATCACTGTGCAACGAGAAACCGTTCTTTTAGAATCTCTAGGCAAAAGTTTACGTAGGAACATTTTGTACCCGTTCCCCCGCTCCTCCGCTCGGAAAAATTAGCATACAAAAAACTAAATGACCAAAATAAACAGATCGTTTTTGAGGGTAATTTAATTCTTCAAAAAACCTCACGCATTGAAATTTTTACCCTCAAGGCATTACCGCAAAAAAGAAATCATCCAAAGTAAACGGTACACAAGAGTGAAACTCGACTTTAGCAATGCCAGATCGGTTCAAATCTAGCTGCTGCGGGCAAAATTCCGATTGCTCATCCGCTAAATTGGTTCCCTGACTTATCGTGCTAGTCTGGCCGAGGAAATTCCCATCCCGGTCATAGGCGCTTAAAACAACAATTCTGGTACTGCAAACAAAAGCGCCGACCCAGCTGCTGGGTTTGTCAAAAAAAGCATTTAGGCTCATCATATTTCCCATCGGCATGAGAAGTTTCGCTCCGGATTTAGGCGTAAATGCTGGGTTAGAAGGCTCTATGGCGATCGCACTGCTGAAATGAACGCCGAAGTGCCGATACTGGTCGGTCAGACGCTCAAACGGCCTCAAATTCTCGAAATCAAGCCGTATCAACTTTGGACTGACAAGTTCCATCTGGGCTAGTTGCAACATAATAAGCTCAGTCTAAACAGCCTCAGTAAATGACTACAAAATCCAAGTAAATGATTCCCTCTAATCTTTGGGCAAAATTTATGCTTATCTTCATCATCTCTTTACAGGCTATCCGTAAATTCCCCCGCTCCCTTCGCCCGTGTGGGTGAAAACAGCCGTACAGTCTTTCACCAGTTGTGATGGACAGGGCGATTAGACATCTCCAAAAATTCTTGTGGGGTAGGCATCCTGCCTGCCCTTTGAGATTCTTTTGGAAAAGATGACTATTGAACACTCTTGAAGGCTTGACCGATGCTCTGACAACTTACTACTTATGACCGCACCCAGAGAAAAGAAAGGATAATAGCTCCCCCAAACCCCCTCAAATAGTTAAAATGACTTCACAAACGCTTAGAGATTGCGGCTGCTGGGGCGGCTTAAAAATATTGCCCCCCACGAGCCAACTATTAGAAAACGCTGCTTGCCACTAATCGATTCAACTACCCCGCCCTAAGTAGAGGGCGGGGATTGTGAGGGGTAAGTCTCACAACGCAAGTGTTGAATAGCTCACGGAGACACAGTTTGGCACGAACTACCGAATGCTTCCCCAGTTCGGTCTATCTTCAAGCCCTCTTATCAGTGGCGTTGGGTCAAGCCAAGACATCCTGACTGTGTTGAGCGAGGGGACTTAAAACTGCTACTCGAAGGATTATCTCTTTATGCGAGTACCTGTATTATCTGCATCTGGGCAACCGCTAATGCCAACCAAGCCAAGTCGGGCAAGGCGATGGCTAAAAGCTGCTAAAGCCAAGGTTGTCTATAACGACCTCGGGATCTTCCAAGTCCAGTTAATTGAATACCCGAAAGGTGAAAGAACGCAGCCAATTGCTGTTGGTATCGATCCAGGTAAACTCTACACGGGAATCGGCGTTCAGTCAGCTAAGTTTACTCTCTGGCTGCCACATCTTCAGTTGCCGTTCAAAACAGTTCGAGAGCGGATGGAACAACGGCGAATGATGAGGAGAGGGCGTAGAGGTCGTCGAATCAACCGCAAGATTTCGTTCGACAAACGCGCTCACCGCCAGCAGCGATTTGACAATCGACGCCAACGCAAAGTACCTCCCAGCATCAGAGCTAATCGCGAATTGGAATTGCGAGTAATTGGCGAGTTGTCGTCAATTTACCCGCTTACCGATGTCGTTTACGAAATCGTAAAAGCAGTAGGCGACAAAGGATTTAGTCCTGTTATGGTCGGCCAGAAATGGCAACTTAAAAACTTAGAAAAGTATGGAGAAGTCAAGCAATACGAAGGCTGGCAGACGGCGAATACCCGCTGCTTTCTTGGATTAGAAAAACAGAAGCATTCCAAAGGGGATGCTATCCCGGCCACTCATGCAGTTGATGGCACAGCATTAGCCTGCCAAGCATTTATTCGGTATGGCATTGTTGACCGTCAAACAATGGGTTGGATTGGCGAAGTTCGGATTACGCCAGCACCATTTACGGTGATTCGCCGCCCACCAATTTGCCGCCGTCAATTGCATTTAATGGTTTCGAGCAAAGGTTGTATTCGCCGCAAGTATGGCGGCAGTGTTACTCGGCATGGTTTCAGGAAAGGCGATTTGGTAATGGCAACTCAAGGCAGCAAAACGCATCAGGGCTGGGTAAGCGGCGATACCGAAAAACAGGTTTCTGTTTCAGACCGAAACTGGAAACGGTTAGGTCAGTTCAGTAAAAACAAAGTCCGTTTGGTACAGCGAAGCACGGGTTTAATCGTGCTGCCAAACCGGAGATTGTCAAATTTGATGGCATCGAACCATCAAATTTGACAAGCTATCCCTCTCCGGCCTGCTTCGCTGAGGCCGGAGTCTCCCGCAATAATCAGATGAATCAATTCCAGAATGCTTTTACCCTATTCCTGAGTTTGCTAGTAGAGGCGATACCGTTCCTGCTACTGGGAGTTCTGTTTTCAGGTTTGCTGCTATTATTTATCGATGAACGCTCCTTAAGTGCAGCTATGCCTCGCAATCCTTTACTGGGAGCTTTAGCCGGAAGTTTAGCGGGCTTTCTGTTTCCGGTTTGCGAGTGCGGCAATGTGCCAGTAGCGCGGCGGTTGCTGATGCAGGGGGTACCCGCACCGGTAGCGATCGGATTTTTACTCGCAGCGCCGACAATCAATCCGATCGTGATTTGGGCAACTTGGACAGCATTTCGAGATCAACCGGAAATTGTTGTGCTGCGCGTAGTATGTTCCCTATCCATAGCCACCATTATAGGCTGGATATTCAGCGCTCAAGCTGACTTGCGACCGCTGCTACAAAAATCCACCGCCTGCGCTGTCCCACCCCCCAAACGCGCTTGGTCTGAAATACCTAACCGAGAAAATGCCAGTCCAGCTTTATTGCAATCCGGTACTTTTTTACTGAGTGGGCCCGGTAAAGTCCTCCGTATGGACAGCGCTTCATTCCCCATGACCGCAGCTCCCGCCAAGGTAACAAAACCGATGAAATATCGCCTGCGTCTGTTTCTGGACAATACAGTGCAGGAACTGCGCGAATTAGGGGCAGTATTAATCGTAGGAAGTGCGATCGCAGCTTCTATTCAAGTCCTGGCTCCTCGCGAAATTATCCTCAGTTTGGGTCAAAGTCCGATTACATCGATCTTAGCCATGATGGTATTGGCAGCAGTAGTATCTATTTGTTCGACAGTCGATTCGTTCTTTGCCCTTTCCTTTGCTTCTGCATTTACCAGCGGTTCCTTGTTAGCATTTCTGGTGTTTGGCCCGATGATAGACCTCAAAGGTATTGGGTTGCTGCTGTCAGTCTTCAAACCAAGGGCGGTAATTTATTTATTGGCTCTCGCAGCTCAACTTACCTTCTTGTTTACTTTGCTTTATCAATTTGCTTTTGGCTAATTGCTGTGTGGCAAAGCTCACAAAATTCCAAATTGAAACTATTCAATTTGAAATCTAAAATCTGAAATTCCGCTCTTTTCACCGATGACAATCCAAAATCCCAAATCCCAAATCCCAAATTCCTTACTGCGCTGGTTAGATGTATTGGCCATCATTGCCTGGGGCATATTGCTCCTGAGATATTGGCTTACGGGCAAGTTATATTTGCTCATTCATCCCGATTACTTTTGGTTGGTAATCGCAGCAGGTTTTATGCTGTTGGCGATTGGCTCTCTCAGAGGTCTTTCGCTCCTATTGAATCCACAAAGGAACAGATATCAATCTGACACCGTACAAAATAGTTGGCTCGTGGGGCGACTGGACAATATTGCCGCTCCACAAGTTAGAAAGACATTAATTGCCTCTGTACTTTGGTTAGTAATTACAGCTGGCGGGCTGATGCGCCAACTCTTCGGTTTCAAGAAAGAATCTTCATCGCGGCGCGATCGAACTAAAGAAAATCAACCCTCTGCTTTCCCTCCTCCCCTCTCCAATTCCCAAGCCCAACACATTTCCTTATTTCCCCCAGGTTGGAGTACCGCTTTGCTTTTGA
Above is a window of Aerosakkonema funiforme FACHB-1375 DNA encoding:
- a CDS encoding permease; the protein is MNQFQNAFTLFLSLLVEAIPFLLLGVLFSGLLLLFIDERSLSAAMPRNPLLGALAGSLAGFLFPVCECGNVPVARRLLMQGVPAPVAIGFLLAAPTINPIVIWATWTAFRDQPEIVVLRVVCSLSIATIIGWIFSAQADLRPLLQKSTACAVPPPKRAWSEIPNRENASPALLQSGTFLLSGPGKVLRMDSASFPMTAAPAKVTKPMKYRLRLFLDNTVQELRELGAVLIVGSAIAASIQVLAPREIILSLGQSPITSILAMMVLAAVVSICSTVDSFFALSFASAFTSGSLLAFLVFGPMIDLKGIGLLLSVFKPRAVIYLLALAAQLTFLFTLLYQFAFG
- a CDS encoding RRXRR domain-containing protein, translated to MRVPVLSASGQPLMPTKPSRARRWLKAAKAKVVYNDLGIFQVQLIEYPKGERTQPIAVGIDPGKLYTGIGVQSAKFTLWLPHLQLPFKTVRERMEQRRMMRRGRRGRRINRKISFDKRAHRQQRFDNRRQRKVPPSIRANRELELRVIGELSSIYPLTDVVYEIVKAVGDKGFSPVMVGQKWQLKNLEKYGEVKQYEGWQTANTRCFLGLEKQKHSKGDAIPATHAVDGTALACQAFIRYGIVDRQTMGWIGEVRITPAPFTVIRRPPICRRQLHLMVSSKGCIRRKYGGSVTRHGFRKGDLVMATQGSKTHQGWVSGDTEKQVSVSDRNWKRLGQFSKNKVRLVQRSTGLIVLPNRRLSNLMASNHQI
- a CDS encoding GGDEF domain-containing protein, which produces MVVAKKISSELSVLPISQARELSLQSTLGELPLYDFSVRSDMRGGEVAQAFQDNPLLPGVILIEHDRLLGMISRRRFLEYMSRPYGLELFLKRPIKSLYLLANSDSLIFPSDTLIVMAARRSLQRSAELLYEPIVVEIEPTVYRLLDAHQLLVAQSHIHELASQLIHQLYQELEKANHELRSLATADGLTKVANRRRFDEYLDNKWHELAREQAPLSLILCDIDCFKDYNDTYGHLGGDACLQQVAYAISAAVKRPADLVARYGGEEFAVILPNTPAAGAVRVAEEIRMNVKALQIRHINSCVEPYVTLSVGVATMVPEPGSIPIDLIAAADRALYESKASGRDRVSICA